TAAACTTGAAATTTTGGTCCCTCTGAACTTTAAATAGCGCAATTAGGTTAATGTCTTCATAAGTGTCAGAAAATTACACTGTCGTCTAGTTTTAGGTGATGGTAGTGTTGGAGATGCTAACATAATATGGttgaaattgttatttttaggTGATGGTAGTGTTGGAGATGCTAACATAATATGGttgaaattgttatttttcagtgaatttttatcaatataaacaaatatagttttgtgaatatttttcagaatatatatttcttttgggAATATTTTAGTTTCTACAATATTGTGTTGAAAGTTATTAAtcagatatttttaaatgtctTTAGAAATAAtatggcttaaatacctttttggtattcattttcgtagtgtttgttgctgatggttctcattttgacagaatgtttaaaatggtttcATTTtcaccgaatgtttaaaatgctctcatttttaccgaatgtttgaAATGGTCAttattttcgcaattcgtgttttatttggttattttttttgtaatgtcgtttaaatcattaatggagCATTGTATATGTAACACACCTCAAAGCAACATAATACAAATAGTGTTACTTGTACATTGTTTCGTTACTGATTTAAAGGGCTTTACAGAAAATgactaaataaaacatgaattgcgaaaatgaggactattttaaacatttggtaaacatgatgatcattttaaacattctgtcaaaatgaggaccatgcgcaacaaatactacgaaaatgaggactaaaaagatatttaagcaaATAATATAAATCTATTACTTGAAATGGAAAAGTAGAAGAACAATAAagtatttaaagtatgattgaaATAGACAAATTATAGAAAAGtgtaagaaaaagataaattattttaaattttaagtttaatttttaatatatcataccttcaaatatgtttaaacaataattttagcTATCAATATCCgttagtttttaataatttttcagtgataatttatttcttatttaaatgatctttagtaatttttattttgttactttggcagttatttttatttaatgactttttaatatttttttttttaaatttttatagtgatcgtttgtatttaattttaactatctagttattttaatatttaactatctagatatttaaccattttattatttaactatcTAGTGTTAATTAATACTTATTAGGATGAATATTTTAATCCCAAATCTGAGGGTGGTGGCTACACTTGTACACCCAACTCAATTTAACCCTATATTTGCTTGCATAGAAAGTTTGAAAAAAGGCAGACACAACatagaaaatatatgaaaaatgatataACATGATGAGTCTGTATGAACTACAATTGTCGAACTACGGTGCaaacaagaaaaatagaaaaaagtgtAATGTGGATATAAAGCTTTTGGAGTATTTTATAGTAATAATTCTAGAATAGGAATGAAGGTAGCCAAATTAGAATAGCCAAAAACAAACAAGtcctttttcttccttttcatattttcattccTTTCACCAAAATCAATCCCTCACTGTTTTTTCTGATATTCTTCAACATGGCCGCTCCAGCACCCAATCCACAGGTTCTCCCCGTCTCAAATCCTCAAAACACCATCACTACCACCGTCACCACCGCGGAACAGCAGCCACCGCAACCCGCAGTCCGCGCCATCGTATCCTTCTTCTCGGAATCCATCCGCCACAGCCTCTCGCATCGGCGTCCCTGGCCGGAGCTCATGGACCGGTCGGCGCTCGCCAAACCGATGTCATTCTCGGAGGCGACGCTGCGCGTGCGGCACAACGTCTCCTACTTCCGCGTGAACTACTACGTCGTGGTTTCGCTGATCCTGGCGGTGTCGCTCCTAACCAGCCCCTTCTCCCTGGTGCTCCTCCTCTCCCTCCTCTCCTCCTGGCTTTTCCTCTACCTCCTCCGCCCCACCGACCGGCCCCTCCACCTCTTCGGCCGTACCTTCACGGATTTCGAGACGCTCTCTCTCCTCGCCGGCGCTtccttcttcctcctcttcctcaCCCCCCTCGGCTCCCTCCTCGCCACCGCCTTCACCGTCTCCATCGCCCTCGTCGCCGCCCACGCCGCATTCAGAGTCCCCGAGGACCTCTTCCTCGACGACCGCGACTCCAACCAGCCGGCCGGCTTCCTCTCCATCCTCCGCGCCGCCGTCAACGTCCCACCCGTTCCCCCACCCGTCCCCGCCCGCGGCTGATCGGAGCTTCTCCGTGTCTGCACCCTCCAAGGATTCATTCACAAGTTTGTTTATACGTTTGGTTGATGTTAGAGAATTTGGAcacgttttttcttttattatttttggagggaaaactttttcttttcttttctgttttttttcttaccCACACCCACctgttactttttttaaacaGTGACTTTCATTTCTGAACTTCtacttgttattattaaatagctttataattgttttgttttttctgatGTCAAAGTTAGACTTATGAACTTGGGTATTTCTCTGGGCTATGTTTGAAAATATGAAGCAACAAagaacattattattattattattattattattattattattaaatatttaagttttttagtTTCCTCCTATTGAATTTCTCCAAAACAATGTCGTTGGTTAACATCTCTAGATATTTGGAACATCTAAAATGGATTGCGGTGCTgatccaaattaaaaataaagaagtttGCAAACACGACTATGTGAAAGCAAGATTAACGAGAAAGTGCAAATTAACTTCTAAGAAAGAAATATTGGAGAAAGAAATATGTACatctataatttttacaaatataaaaaaggttatatatttttggttttcatatttgttcaaaattttaataatgtttgatCTTCTTACTTtcaaaataatagttttaattcCTCGTTTTCgatgacattaaatttttttcatattttacttACACGAAAATGAAACATGTCAACCAcgtgttaaaaattattttttgaataaaaattaattgttttataaaatggaGCACCtgtttaacattttaattaaaataaaccgTTTTAAGCAAATCCAATAAATGGTGAAATGGAAAACTTGTATTGAATTTGaaaggatttttattttttgtgaaactaaaatatttggGGCGTTTCTTTCACGAACAAAGGTGGTGAAAAGAATTTTTGGCGAATAGAATTTTAGAGTTTTATAGTTTTGTAACTTTGGAACTACGAGAAGTTCTGGATCGTAGTGTATGACGTCGTTATCCTCATCTTCACAATTAGGATTGTACGATTTTGTGTGAGTAGTTGTTATTGGTAGGGGGAGCTACTTCATCTATGAATGAAgaatggttttgatgatgtctactggaTTAGAATAGAACATAGATTTGGTCTAGTTAGGTTATGCATTAGGctaatagtttttctttatcagATGTAAATTAGGCCTGCTTTATGTTGCAATGGACCATTACACTCTTGCTTGTGCAAACATGAATGGTTAGctgtttaactaatggattagctgtgagtattacactaaggcagtgaaaatacactcacgataatcgattaggtaaattgctaatccaTTAATGACAACAGAGAAAGCTGTATAAAAGCTGGTTTTAAAATCTGTTTTAAGTATGGAGAAAATTGATAGATTACAACAGTTTCCTTCTAAGAGAGAGCCTTCTGAGAGTCACAGAGATATTGAGCATTCTGGAAGATCATTCAAGTGCAGATCCAAGAAGATTGATAGTTGATTCTACCATTATGGGTTGAATCAAGGAGCAtattgtcaaatctgcacaacataggtgtattcgtttcttgattttgtttattgtatttctgattacagttgcttcagtgtgtgaagtgtaggcctaggtgcaattgtcTGGATGCATTACTCCTAGGGGGAGTTTTTGATTGGcaaatcaagttcttgggttttagggtctagaattatataggtgtgcttgtaattctttgATCCTATCTgtgttagtggaatcctcctaagtgagTTACTTATGAGAAGATTGGATGTAGATTCATCCTGAATCGAACcaatataaattgttgtgttttgtttctttctcttctttcataatctttcttgattgaattaaaacagtccattaacccagaactgtgaaattgattaattgagctttaaaacctaaagatttattcaagattcatcttaaaccagataaaagcctattaatcaattcagatccctttgtggttaagataattagacagatctgttttTAACAATTGTTGATGTAAAAATACAATGAGCTTTGAAATTTGAGAGTAAGTAGATACAAGTATTTACACTTTTTAGTTGTTGACTTATTATACAAGGTTCGATGGTGGGTAACTAATTTACCTTACTATATGCTACTCCATGAATTCCCGTGCTAGATCATTCATAGTGTACTCGTTCAGAGCCCATGTCAGTCAGAGAGCGAGTTAAAGGGGACAGCAAGAGTTCAAATCCGAGATGGGGGGAAGCTGTGGTAGAGAAGAAGTGCTTTTCGGCTAGGGGACGAATTGATGTATGAAGGCTCGGGATAGAACCGATGTGTTGGAAGTGGGTTAGGAGGTAGTTGATTCCCGATATTGTCGGGAGAGAATATTATGGGGAGATTTAGAGAATATTTTTTGGGATATTCAGGTAGGTTTTTAGGAAGAggttatttgttattattttaaagaaatattttaggaaaagataattttatgGTTGTATGTTatctataatttttcatatttgtaactgattataatataaatacaagggGGGTTCCCATGGTCAAGGGACGGATAATGGTTTTTGACCTAAGCAAGTCTTAAGCTAGGATTAaaactatttctttctttttgtttttggttaagaATTATCTGGCATTTTTCTTGACCTAAACACATAGGTTCCTCACCTCCAACATCCCCTACTCCTGTGTAAGCTATTATCatagcaaaaaataaaaatgaaacaatcaCAAAACAATGGTAAGCTAGTATATTTAACGAATagacatataattaaattcaaagaTCAAGATCAAGCAAATCATGCACAACTAACTCATTCAACCATACATATCATATGAGCAAACCATGATAACTACCTCAAAGATTCTGTCTCATCACAAGGATCCCAATATCATTTTGGCTTATAAAACCATGACCTTTCCAACCTTCTGATATGACAATATTAGCTCACTTGTGACAACAAAAAATGGTCCATTTAGTACCAATTTCGACCATATGACCTCTATTGACTCTCACTAACAAGATATCTTACTTTATGTGAGTCAGAATACCTAGTAGAGTCTGGATAGTCTTCTTCCGAGTCTATACTCAATACATCTAACATAAGAGTGAAATGCTTTCTCCTTTAAAAGCCTATCCTCATTCATCATATTCCAATTGCATATAATCTCATTCAACATTTAAATATCCCTATCATTCATTCACACATATACATTTAACAACAACTCATTCAATGCCAAACAACCCACTAAATTTAACAAACGTATGCCCAACGCCACAAACTTATGCTCAGTGCAACTCAAACCAAGGAGTCCCAAGAAGAATCACACCCAATGCGCTCTCCCTCAATGCAAAGCAGGCCAGGAGATCGCCCAATAAGAGCACCCCTTAAGATCATAGAATTTTAACCCAAGTGTTCTTCCTGACAGGCCCTTGGTGGTGCCAACACCAACAAGTTAGTGAGCTCATTGACTTTGTTGTGCTAAGTGGTACTGAAGTTTTATCCAATGCAATCTGATATGAAAGCTCTATCTCCCTTAAAGAATTTTCAAGGTCTTACGATATCAAccatatagataaatatatatttatgaaaaaaaattgagttcaTAGATTTTCCTCAATGTTCTCTAAATCAATGCTTCATGGCTAAGCCCATTCTATTTTTGTGTTCTACAATAAATTATCTCTAAATAAATAAGTATCTCATATGGTCGATcataactaaaaatatagtCTCTAATTCATTTAGTTATGGCTAGATGAAATAAGATTTTGTGGAAAGTTAGATTTTGATGCTTAGATGACACGTAATAACTTACATTTACACGTTGAATTACCTAGATTTACAAaaactttatcattttataattcaaaaaaagaaaatcatttcaatttatataactaCTTAATTATTGATGGATATTCGATTAATAGCACTGTCATTAGTTATTTTAGTTGCTacataaattaatgttattaaaatttatttaatcgTTAATTCggttacaaattaaaatttgaattatatttagcAACCAAAAAATTTTGGTTTCTAATTAAAACTTggaacatatttataaaaaaaaaattgttactaattACAAGTTTAAAcattattagtaactaaaaaAGTTTTTAGCCACTAATGCAATATTCGGTTGCAAATTTAGTTGTAGAAGTAAACTATTTACTTTAGTGACTCAACTCAAATGTGTCGCTTAAAACATTACATTTGAGGTgtaattacttatttttgtcccctaattttttggtttggttcaatttttttcacttattatttgtttgttcaatttagtcattaaatTATTTGACAAGGTTGAATTTGGTCCTCTACGTTAAATTGGAGTTAACACTGTGTCTGTACATAACACGTGTCAAGccgtgaaattttattttttttaatttttttaaaatttttaaaatttttaaaatttgttttctagaAATATATACACTGCCACGTGTTAGGTTATCGTCATAATACGTGGTAGTGGtagtaattattttcaatttagtcttctatttaaatttttggttcaatttagtatccatatttttaaaatgatccaattttgtcctctccaatttgaaaccaaattagtaaataagattaactacaacttatatatacatgttaaaatattttttttgaatttatacatcaaatcactacacttaaatattcaaattattttattttttataaatgtaaaaaaattcaagtgTAAAAATTACAAgggaaaaaatgtgaaaaaataaaataatttgagtatttaggtggaatgatttgatgtataaattcaaaaaaaaatatattttaacatgtatatattggttgtaattaagcttattaaCTAATTTTGTCTCAAATTAGTTATGACAAAATTGGATCGTTTTAAAAGatagaaggactaaattgaacaaaaaatttagataaaacaCTAAATTAAATACAACTACTACCACTGCCACATGTTACAACTGTAAACTATCACGTGGTATGACGATAACCTCACACGtgacaatttatatatttttagaaaagaattaaaaaattttaaaaaaattaaaaaaaaattaaaaattccacATTTTAACACGTGTCATATACTGTTAACtataacttaacaaaaaaatgacaaattgaacatttttaaataattaaaggactaaattgaaccaaataataattaggtgaccaaattaaaccaaacaaaaaaaattagggactaaataagtaattatacaTACATTTAATGACACAAAATAATTCTGGTTgctaattaaaatcttaaacaTATTTAAGGACCAATAAATGTTTTGTCACTAATACAAGACTTAATTTAGTTAcaaattcataacaaaaataaactatttactTTTGCGACCAAGTTTCGCTAATATAACATTTGTCCTGTTGCTCGTTAAGTATATTActtccattttaaaaaaaatataaccatCGGTTTGACTACCGAAATTTAGCTAGTAACCAAAAATTTCATACTTAAATTtcagtttttaattaaattatgttcaTCAAAGATATAATTTATCACTATATTTCTGTAGCATATTTCCGACAAATATGCTATTTCAATCACTAATAACAACCTACTTAAATTCGATCTCCAaaactcttatttttttatagtgcataataataatatataaattataaataattatatttttaactttatatttttaactccCAAATGACATTGTATAATCTTTATCGACTCTATCGAC
This region of Vigna unguiculata cultivar IT97K-499-35 chromosome 5, ASM411807v1, whole genome shotgun sequence genomic DNA includes:
- the LOC114186045 gene encoding PRA1 family protein B4-like — protein: MAAPAPNPQVLPVSNPQNTITTTVTTAEQQPPQPAVRAIVSFFSESIRHSLSHRRPWPELMDRSALAKPMSFSEATLRVRHNVSYFRVNYYVVVSLILAVSLLTSPFSLVLLLSLLSSWLFLYLLRPTDRPLHLFGRTFTDFETLSLLAGASFFLLFLTPLGSLLATAFTVSIALVAAHAAFRVPEDLFLDDRDSNQPAGFLSILRAAVNVPPVPPPVPARG